A window of Halobellus sp. LT62 contains these coding sequences:
- a CDS encoding type II secretion system F family protein, whose amino-acid sequence MVVRLLLGYAPLVLVTLLALLVVLVPVSSRARTLVSRLSLPLFGRYVDESGAMRRRQTKRMRAAFIGESYRVFASQTYFIAAVAGVAGSVYGVYLTALILRSLSVDPAVVREALPTPLHVLAGVSDLSSLSGGELVALLAVASATVGSLFAFGAYWARWTVIEQRARTRGIEIDATLPRTVAFVYALSRSGVPFQEVLRTLSQNQDVYGEAAREFGVAVREMDAFGTDILTALQTTASRTPSSNLEEFTENLASVLSSGQNVSTFLRDQYERFQEEAQAQQRQYLELLSTFAEVYVTVLVAGPLFFITVLVVVGLVIQDTLTLIRLVSYVAIPLATFGFVVYVDSITEGLNGPSHRAAEDINGDTQPSEIGGERGVADGGAVRERTDRVQTKRTRADRTQAGQPDETTAENWHRLAVYDRLGSLRSTLSDPVETVLRRPSYTALLTGPFGLLAVWLSIGDAVRDAATAVGSGATDPARAAIDLVGIADGPIALSTILVLAGISVAHEVQKRRVRAIEADMPDFLDRMASINEAGVTVVGCIERLSTAELGRLGDEIERVWRDVQWGSNVGDALSRMERRTHAPAVSRAVTLIRNAMVASGEISPVLHIAADEAQETRRLRRERRQEMLTYLVVIYLSFVVFLGIVVALTVSFIPAIEAAGQSVGGTGGQVAGVDTGVIGGLRTVNTAGYELLFFHVAAIQGVCSGLVAGQLGEGSVADGLKHATVLLTLAYVVFAVL is encoded by the coding sequence ATGGTCGTCCGTCTGCTCCTCGGCTACGCGCCGCTGGTCCTCGTCACGCTGCTCGCGCTTCTCGTCGTGCTCGTTCCGGTCAGTTCCCGCGCACGAACGCTCGTCTCGCGGCTGTCGCTGCCGCTTTTCGGCCGGTACGTCGACGAATCGGGAGCGATGCGTCGACGCCAGACGAAACGGATGCGAGCGGCGTTCATCGGCGAGAGCTACCGAGTCTTCGCCTCCCAGACGTATTTCATCGCGGCCGTCGCTGGCGTCGCAGGCAGCGTCTACGGCGTGTACCTCACCGCGTTGATTCTCCGGTCGCTCTCCGTCGACCCGGCGGTCGTCCGCGAGGCGCTTCCGACGCCGTTGCACGTGCTCGCAGGAGTTTCCGACCTGTCGAGCCTCTCGGGGGGAGAGCTGGTCGCGCTGCTCGCGGTCGCCAGCGCGACGGTCGGATCGCTGTTCGCGTTCGGGGCGTACTGGGCGCGGTGGACGGTCATCGAGCAGCGCGCTCGGACGCGGGGCATCGAAATCGATGCGACGCTCCCGCGGACGGTCGCGTTCGTCTATGCGCTCTCGCGGTCGGGCGTCCCGTTTCAGGAGGTGCTCCGAACGCTCTCGCAGAACCAGGACGTCTACGGCGAAGCCGCGCGCGAGTTCGGCGTCGCCGTGCGCGAGATGGACGCCTTCGGCACCGACATCCTGACGGCGTTACAGACGACGGCGAGTCGGACGCCGAGCTCGAATCTCGAAGAGTTCACCGAGAACCTCGCGAGCGTGCTCTCCTCGGGGCAGAACGTCTCGACGTTCCTTCGCGACCAGTACGAGCGGTTCCAAGAGGAAGCGCAGGCACAGCAGCGGCAGTATCTCGAACTCCTCTCGACGTTCGCGGAGGTGTACGTCACCGTCCTCGTCGCGGGGCCGCTGTTCTTCATCACCGTTCTCGTCGTGGTTGGGCTCGTCATCCAAGACACCCTCACTCTGATTCGGCTCGTGAGCTACGTCGCAATCCCGCTCGCCACCTTCGGATTCGTCGTCTACGTCGACAGTATAACGGAGGGGCTGAACGGCCCGAGCCACCGAGCCGCAGAGGACATCAACGGCGACACGCAACCCTCCGAAATCGGCGGTGAACGGGGGGTTGCAGACGGCGGAGCAGTTCGGGAGCGGACGGATCGAGTCCAGACGAAACGAACCCGGGCGGATCGAACCCAAGCGGGTCAACCGGACGAAACGACGGCCGAGAACTGGCACCGGCTGGCCGTCTACGACCGGTTGGGATCGCTTCGTTCGACGCTGTCTGACCCCGTCGAAACCGTCCTTCGGCGGCCGAGCTACACGGCGCTCCTGACCGGGCCGTTCGGCTTGCTCGCGGTCTGGTTATCGATCGGCGATGCGGTTCGCGACGCGGCCACCGCCGTCGGGAGCGGAGCGACCGACCCGGCTCGCGCCGCGATCGATCTCGTCGGGATCGCTGACGGCCCGATCGCCCTCTCGACGATCCTCGTCCTCGCCGGCATCTCCGTGGCGCACGAGGTCCAGAAGCGTCGAGTGCGCGCTATTGAGGCAGATATGCCCGACTTCCTCGACCGGATGGCGAGCATCAACGAGGCCGGCGTCACCGTCGTCGGATGCATCGAACGCCTCTCGACCGCTGAACTCGGTCGGCTCGGCGACGAGATCGAACGCGTGTGGCGAGACGTTCAGTGGGGATCAAACGTCGGCGACGCCCTGAGCCGGATGGAACGGCGGACGCACGCGCCGGCCGTCTCCAGAGCGGTGACGCTCATCCGGAACGCGATGGTCGCCAGCGGCGAAATCAGCCCGGTCCTCCACATCGCCGCCGACGAAGCACAGGAAACCAGACGACTCCGCCGGGAGCGACGACAGGAGATGCTCACCTACCTCGTCGTCATCTACCTCTCGTTCGTCGTCTTTCTCGGGATCGTCGTCGCCCTGACGGTCTCGTTCATCCCGGCGATCGAGGCCGCGGGACAGTCCGTCGGTGGAACGGGGGGACAGGTCGCCGGAGTCGACACCGGCGTCATCGGCGGACTCAGGACCGTAAACACGGCCGGATACGAGCTGCTGTTCTTCCACGTCGCGGCGATCCAAGGCGTCTGTTCGGGCCTCGTCGCGGGACAGTTGGGCGAAGGCAGCGTCGCGGACGGACTGAAGCACGCGACCGTCCTGCTGACGCTCGC
- a CDS encoding type II/IV secretion system ATPase subunit, with amino-acid sequence MFSRLSERIGRVVDVLKGSPLDVRPYRPEDGVFADFEPPEDEEIVDQYWVNAPYAYVAVTYDDGESEHYYYAVEPELDAFGRELRSRISVDIRDPLLYRTDAEPTAEETLRSELQALLEQYGVDVSMRTFHALLYYLARDFRGFDRIDPLMHDPHIEDISCDGYGLPIFVYHDEYTDVETNVAYAADDLDDFVIRLAQESGRHVSVGDPIVGTTLPDGSRVELALGEEVTPRGSAFTIRKYADEPFTPVDLIEYGTFSIEEMAYLWLCIENNKSLIFAGGTASGKTTSMNAVSMFIPPRAKVLSIEDTRELSLYHDNWLSSVTRERLHEGSDIDMYDLLRSALRHRPEYIIVGEVRGNEAVTLFQAMNTGHTTFSTMHADSIETVINRLENEPINVPRAMVQSLDLLCVQTLTRVGGERVRRSKAIGEIGEVDQRTGELDYSRAFTWQPETDTFEHGDSTLVEEIQRDRGWSRAERKREMNRRKRFLALLVELGTTDYRTFTALVNEYYAAPGRVMDRLEAAVDSDENGAAVDSDVGDEAVAGGVGAAGTDRVRDTDDGR; translated from the coding sequence GTGTTCAGTCGTCTCAGCGAACGGATCGGACGCGTCGTCGACGTCCTCAAGGGATCGCCGCTCGACGTCCGCCCGTACCGCCCCGAAGACGGGGTGTTCGCCGACTTCGAGCCGCCGGAGGACGAGGAGATCGTCGACCAGTACTGGGTGAACGCCCCGTACGCGTACGTCGCAGTCACGTACGACGACGGCGAGAGCGAGCATTACTACTACGCGGTGGAACCCGAACTCGACGCGTTCGGACGCGAGTTGCGCTCTCGAATCAGCGTCGACATCCGCGATCCGCTCCTGTATCGGACCGACGCGGAACCGACCGCCGAGGAGACGCTCCGCTCGGAGTTGCAGGCGCTGTTGGAACAGTACGGCGTCGACGTGTCGATGCGGACGTTCCACGCGCTGTTGTACTACCTCGCGCGCGACTTCCGCGGCTTCGACCGCATCGATCCGCTGATGCACGATCCCCACATCGAGGACATCTCCTGTGACGGGTACGGCCTCCCGATCTTCGTCTACCACGACGAGTACACCGACGTCGAGACGAACGTCGCCTACGCCGCCGACGACCTCGACGACTTCGTGATCCGGCTGGCTCAGGAGTCGGGGCGACACGTCAGCGTCGGCGATCCGATCGTGGGGACCACGCTGCCCGACGGTTCGCGAGTCGAACTCGCGCTCGGCGAGGAGGTGACGCCGCGCGGATCGGCCTTCACGATCCGGAAGTACGCCGACGAGCCGTTCACACCGGTCGACCTCATCGAGTACGGGACGTTCTCGATCGAGGAGATGGCGTACCTGTGGCTCTGTATCGAGAACAACAAGAGCCTCATCTTCGCCGGCGGAACGGCATCAGGAAAGACGACATCGATGAACGCCGTCTCGATGTTCATCCCGCCGCGCGCGAAGGTGTTGAGCATCGAAGACACCAGAGAGCTGTCGCTGTATCACGACAACTGGCTGTCGTCGGTGACGCGGGAGCGACTTCACGAGGGCTCAGACATCGATATGTACGATCTGCTGCGCTCTGCGCTCCGACACCGACCCGAGTACATCATCGTCGGCGAGGTCCGCGGCAACGAGGCGGTGACGCTGTTTCAGGCGATGAACACGGGCCACACGACGTTCTCGACGATGCACGCCGACAGCATCGAGACGGTGATCAACCGCCTGGAGAACGAGCCGATCAACGTTCCCCGGGCGATGGTCCAGTCGCTGGATCTGCTGTGCGTGCAGACGCTGACGCGGGTCGGCGGCGAGCGCGTCCGGCGCTCGAAGGCGATCGGCGAGATCGGCGAGGTTGACCAGCGGACCGGGGAGCTCGATTACTCGCGCGCGTTCACGTGGCAACCGGAAACCGACACCTTCGAGCACGGCGACTCGACCCTCGTCGAAGAGATCCAGCGCGATCGGGGCTGGAGCCGCGCGGAGCGCAAGCGGGAAATGAACCGCCGAAAGCGGTTCTTAGCGCTCCTCGTCGAACTGGGGACGACCGACTACCGAACGTTCACTGCGCTCGTCAACGAGTACTACGCCGCGCCCGGGCGGGTAATGGACCGCCTCGAAGCCGCCGTCGACTCCGATGAGAACGGAGCCGCTGTGGATAGCGACGTCGGTGACGAAGCCGTCGCGGGCGGCGTCGGCGCGGCCGGGACCGACCGCGTCCGCGACACCGACGATGGGAGGTAG
- a CDS encoding cobyrinate a,c-diamide synthase, whose protein sequence is MTTDAVPSDLPGVVLAGTASGVGKTVATLAVCRALEREGKTPVAAKAGPDFIDPSHHAAVLGRPSRTLDPWLAGDSGIRRAYALGADEGDVCVVEGMMGLYDGDVSTAAVAEALDLPVILVADAAGGMESVAATALGFQQYADRAGYDIDVVGLLAARAHGGRHEQGIRDAVEGLRYVGRTPSLDGLEIPDRHLGLHFGDESPVDDEALDSAARGIDADALVDLARRPELDTPPSLRAADETGARVGLATDDAFRFVYPSTRQRLAARGTVEPFSPVAGDPVPDCDVVYLPGGYPERHAAALAASDTLDELADLAADGLPVFGECGGLMALGESLTTADGVAHDMAGVLPVETRMTDGPVALDHVGVRAREDCLIAPAGETRRGHEFHYSSATAAPDARFAFEMVRGAGVDGANDGLREYNTLATYGHFHVGSGAFDYLLETV, encoded by the coding sequence ATGACCACCGATGCGGTGCCCTCGGACCTACCGGGCGTCGTGCTGGCGGGGACGGCCTCCGGTGTCGGCAAGACCGTCGCGACGCTGGCGGTCTGTCGGGCGCTCGAACGCGAAGGAAAGACCCCCGTCGCCGCGAAGGCCGGCCCCGACTTCATCGATCCGAGCCACCACGCCGCGGTGCTCGGTCGCCCCTCGCGGACCCTCGACCCGTGGCTCGCGGGCGATTCCGGGATCAGGCGAGCGTACGCGCTCGGTGCCGACGAGGGCGACGTCTGCGTCGTCGAGGGGATGATGGGCCTCTACGACGGCGACGTGAGCACCGCCGCGGTCGCCGAGGCGCTCGACCTCCCGGTGATCCTCGTCGCCGACGCCGCCGGCGGGATGGAGAGCGTCGCCGCAACCGCGCTCGGCTTCCAGCAGTACGCCGACCGCGCGGGCTACGACATCGACGTCGTCGGCCTCCTCGCCGCGCGCGCTCACGGCGGCCGTCACGAACAGGGGATCCGCGACGCCGTCGAGGGGCTCCGGTACGTCGGTCGCACCCCCTCGCTCGACGGCTTGGAGATCCCCGATCGACACCTCGGCCTCCACTTCGGCGACGAGTCGCCCGTCGACGACGAGGCGTTGGACTCGGCGGCACGCGGGATCGACGCTGACGCGCTCGTCGACCTCGCGCGTCGACCGGAACTCGACACGCCGCCGTCGCTCCGCGCGGCAGACGAGACCGGCGCGCGGGTCGGCCTCGCGACCGACGACGCCTTCCGTTTCGTCTACCCGAGTACGCGGCAGCGACTCGCCGCCCGCGGAACTGTCGAGCCGTTTTCGCCCGTCGCGGGCGACCCCGTTCCCGACTGCGACGTCGTCTACCTCCCCGGCGGTTACCCGGAGCGACATGCGGCCGCGCTCGCGGCGTCGGACACGCTGGACGAACTGGCCGACCTCGCCGCCGACGGGCTGCCGGTGTTCGGCGAGTGCGGCGGCCTGATGGCGCTCGGCGAGTCGCTGACGACCGCTGACGGCGTCGCACACGATATGGCGGGCGTGCTCCCGGTGGAGACGCGGATGACGGACGGTCCCGTCGCCTTGGATCACGTGGGCGTCCGCGCCCGCGAGGACTGTCTCATCGCACCCGCCGGCGAGACGCGTCGCGGGCACGAGTTCCACTACTCGTCGGCGACGGCCGCTCCGGACGCCCGGTTCGCCTTCGAGATGGTGCGCGGCGCGGGCGTCGACGGCGCGAACGACGGACTCCGAGAGTACAACACGCTCGCGACGTACGGGCATTTCCACGTCGGCTCGGGCGCGTTCGACTATCTCTTGGAGACGGTCTGA
- a CDS encoding 50S ribosomal protein L37ae has product MAEQKARTTGSAGRFGARYGRVARRRVKEIEEEMRNATVDEDSVTRLEPGIWQNDETGEIFTGGTYRPQTPGGKQVSRSIRAALSGDNEE; this is encoded by the coding sequence ATGGCCGAACAGAAGGCACGAACGACCGGGAGCGCCGGTCGATTCGGTGCGCGATACGGACGCGTCGCCCGTCGACGCGTGAAGGAAATCGAAGAGGAGATGCGGAACGCGACGGTCGACGAGGACAGCGTCACCCGTCTCGAGCCCGGCATCTGGCAGAACGACGAGACCGGCGAGATCTTCACCGGCGGCACCTACCGGCCGCAGACGCCCGGTGGCAAGCAGGTCAGCCGCTCGATCCGCGCGGCGCTCTCCGGCGACAACGAGGAGTGA
- a CDS encoding DNA-directed RNA polymerase subunit P has translation MSYKCSRCKRDVELDEYGGVRCPYCGHRILLKERAPDVKEVPVE, from the coding sequence ATGAGCTACAAGTGTTCGCGGTGCAAGCGAGACGTCGAACTGGACGAGTACGGCGGCGTCCGCTGCCCGTACTGCGGTCACCGAATCCTGTTGAAAGAGCGCGCGCCGGACGTCAAGGAAGTCCCGGTCGAATAA
- a CDS encoding KEOPS complex subunit Pcc1 gives MASRETPAVEAAHAAEFDFSYPEERTARTIFESVRVEIDEIADERSRADVTREGRVVTVTVEAADLVALRAAQNTWIRLVEIAEDVAAGGQHLVDA, from the coding sequence ATGGCGAGCCGAGAGACGCCGGCCGTCGAAGCCGCACACGCGGCCGAATTCGACTTTTCCTACCCCGAAGAGCGGACCGCTCGCACGATTTTCGAGAGCGTTCGCGTCGAGATCGACGAGATCGCCGACGAGCGATCGCGAGCCGACGTCACCCGCGAGGGGCGCGTCGTGACGGTGACCGTGGAGGCCGCCGACCTCGTCGCGCTCCGCGCGGCGCAGAACACGTGGATCCGACTCGTCGAAATCGCCGAAGACGTCGCAGCGGGCGGGCAGCACCTCGTGGACGCCTGA
- a CDS encoding prefoldin subunit beta has product MQGNLPPEAQEKLEELQDLQETAQKVAAQKEQAESTLNESKTALDALDDIDEDTTMYREVGELLVEAEYDEAHDELSEKVDTLEIRVEQLQKQEQRVQEQFESLQEELQQMLQGGAGGGPMGPGGAGA; this is encoded by the coding sequence ATGCAGGGCAATCTGCCGCCGGAAGCACAGGAGAAACTCGAGGAACTACAGGATCTGCAGGAGACGGCTCAGAAGGTGGCCGCCCAGAAGGAGCAGGCCGAGTCGACGCTGAACGAGTCGAAGACGGCGCTCGATGCCCTCGACGACATCGACGAGGACACGACGATGTACCGCGAGGTCGGCGAACTGCTCGTTGAGGCCGAGTACGACGAGGCCCACGACGAGCTCTCCGAGAAGGTCGACACCCTCGAAATCCGCGTCGAGCAGCTGCAAAAGCAGGAACAGCGCGTCCAAGAGCAGTTCGAGAGCCTGCAGGAAGAGCTCCAGCAGATGCTGCAGGGCGGCGCGGGCGGCGGTCCGATGGGCCCCGGCGGCGCTGGCGCATAA
- a CDS encoding DUF3194 domain-containing protein — MPTDEEVVQTAAEAAEGVIFAHYRQSELTDVDVTVTFEDGVLDVDVYVNAPDDTDGDADEVADEVADEAARAAGDAVDELFAAEDA; from the coding sequence ATGCCGACCGACGAAGAAGTCGTCCAGACGGCCGCGGAGGCCGCAGAGGGCGTGATATTCGCCCACTACAGACAATCGGAACTGACGGACGTCGACGTGACCGTCACGTTCGAGGACGGCGTCCTCGACGTCGACGTGTACGTCAACGCGCCCGACGACACGGACGGGGACGCCGACGAGGTCGCCGACGAGGTCGCCGACGAAGCCGCGCGGGCGGCGGGCGACGCCGTCGACGAACTGTTCGCCGCCGAGGACGCGTAG